A window of Panicum virgatum strain AP13 chromosome 8K, P.virgatum_v5, whole genome shotgun sequence contains these coding sequences:
- the LOC120643669 gene encoding exocyst complex component EXO70B1-like — protein sequence MDRIPIAPLKSSSFSAATTREDRLARNLSLGPIKLTEPVKEARVEKADSNNAGGGDAAGGGEDGAPDEATTEPDFATLSAEIDAFLAARRAGESPPPVSEVTLDRFASAVEQEIAPSEGTEDKWVPEAPGEAPPLLAAIKRIAALSSALTETQQADRYTIGVHRVTGVLHRAMTFVEDEFHALLEDPRVAKAVPGGGGDTGSATGRSSMRRPPSFGHGAEPDRCVIPSADGGGAGGEASPPFPPETVERLRAMAEAMLAAGYATECAEVFLVARRNALDASLQSLGYDKPSIDDVVRMPWEALELEVATWIKAFHHTVEVGLPGERDLCARVFAVEGGEGLGRGIFADLARCTMLHLLNFTEAVALQKRAAEKLFKVLDMYEVIRDVAPAVDALGAGGEEEAGSGTLADLRYELASVRSRLGESAAAIFCDLESSIRADAGKQPVPGGAVHPLTRYLMNYLKYVCAYKNTLEQVFQEYRRPDDDEQPHGEGGAGAGDPFAAQLMEVMELLHGNLEAKSRLYKDPSLSSIFLMNNGRYMLQKIRGSPEINAVVGEAWSRKRSTDLRQYHKNYQRETWSRVLNLLRDDGVITVKGHVQKQVLKDRFKQFNAAMDEIQRTQGAWVVSDEQLQSELRVSIAAVIVPAYRSFLGRFAQHFTAGRQTEKYVKLSGEDLEAIIEELFDGNAVSMPRRRM from the coding sequence ATGGATAGGATCCCCATCGCGCCGCTCAAGTCCAGCAGCTTCTCGGCGGCCACCACCCGGGAGGACAGGCTCGCCCGCAACCTCTCGCTCGGCCCCATCAAGCTCACCGAGCCCGTCAAGGAGGCGCGCGTCGAGAAGGCCGACAGCAATaatgccggcggcggggacgcggcgggcggcggcgaggacggcgcgcCGGACGAGGCCACCACCGAGCCGGACTTCGCCACGCTGTCGGCGGAGATCGACGCGTTTCTCGCCGCCCGCAGGGCCGgcgagtcgccgccgcccgtgtcGGAGGTGACGCTGGACAGGTTCGCCAGCGCCGTGGAGCAGGAGATCGCGCCGTCGGAGGGGACCGAGGACAAGTGGGTGCCCGAGGCGcccggcgaggcgccgccgctgctagcGGCGATCAAGCGCATCGCGGCGCTCTCGTCGGCGCTGACCGAGACCCAGCAGGCGGACAGGTACACCATCGGTGTGCACCGCGTGACGGGCGTGCTCCACCGCGCCATGACGTTCGTGGAGGACGAGTTCCACGCGCTGCTCGAGGACCCCCGCGTGGCCAAGGCggtgcccggcggcggcggcgacaccggCAGCGCCACGGGGCGGTCGTCgatgcgccggccgccgtcgttCGGGCACGGCGCGGAGCCCGACCGCTGCGTGATCCcctcggcggacggcggcggcgctggcggggaGGCCTCCCCGCCGTTCCCGCCGGAGACCGTGGAGCGGCTGCGCGCCATGGCGGAGGCCATGCTCGCGGCGGGGTACGCCACCGAGTGCGCCGAGGTGTTCCTGGTGGCGCGGCGGAACGCGCTGGACGCGTCGCTGCAGAGCCTGGGCTACGACAAGCCCAGCATCGACGACGTGGTGCGGATGCCGTGGGAggcgctggagctggaggtggcCACGTGGATCAAGGCGTTCCACCACACCGTCGAGGTCGGGCTCCCCGGCGAGCGCGACCTCTGCGCGCGCGTCTTCGCCGTCGAGGGCGGCGAGGGCCTCGGGCGCGGCATCTTCGCGGACCTGGCGCGCTGCACCATGCTGCACCTGCTCAACTTCACGGAGGCCGTGGCGCTTCAGAAGCGCGCCGCCGAGAAGCTGTTCAAGGTGCTCGACATGTACGAGGTGATCCGCGACGTGGCGCCCGCCGTGGAcgcgctcggcgccggcggcgaggaggaggccggctccGGCACCCTGGCCGACCTCAGGTACGAGCTGGCGTCGGTGCGGTCCCGCCTGGgcgagtcggcggcggccatctTCTGCGACCTGGAGAGCTCGATCCgcgcggacgccgggaagcagCCGGTCCCCGGAGGCGCCGTGCACCCGCTGACCCGGTACCTGATGAACTACCTCAAGTACGTGTGTGCGTACAAGAACACCCTGGAGCAGGTGTTCCAGGAGTACCGGCgccccgacgacgacgagcagccgcacggcgagggcggcgccggcgccggcgacccgtTCGCGGCGCAGCTGATGGAGGTGATGGAGCTGCTGCACGGGAACCTGGAGGCCAAGTCGCGGCTGTACAAGGACCCGTCGCTGAGCAGCATCTTCCTGATGAACAACGGGCGGTACATGCTGCAGAAGATccggggctcgccggagatcAACGCGGTGGTCGGCGAGGCGTGGTCGCGGAAGCGGTCGACGGACCTGCGGCAGTACCACAAGAACTACCAGCGGGAGACGTGGAGCCGCGTGCTCAACCTGCTCCGGGACGACGGCGTGATCACCGTGAAGGGGCACGTGCAGAAGCAGGTGCTCAAGGACCGGTTCAAGCAGTTCAACGCCGCCATGGACGAGATCCAGCGGACGCAGGGGGCGTGGGTGGTCAGCGACGAGCAGCTGCAGTCGGAGCTCAGGGTCTCCATCGCCGCCGTCATCGTGCCGGCCTACCGCTCCTTCCTCGGCCGCTTCGCGCAACATTTCACCGCGGGGAGGCAGACGGAGAAGTACGTCAAGCTCAGCggcgaggacctcgaggccaTCATCGAGGAGCTCTTCGACGGCAACGCCGTCTCCATGCCCAGGAGAAGGATGTAA
- the LOC120646108 gene encoding citrate-binding protein-like, producing SLSLSLSLSLSTSKQRVYSSGVWQFEGYGYIPCGTSGASVMQIFGAAEHATTLMLHVYGGRLTYYHDVAAAGVVDAAIYDRWFRLNVIHDVAASNVTVFVDGERRLTAPGRGGDSHYFKFGVYGQSRNGMSYRMESRWRDVKVFTKCST from the coding sequence tctctctctctctctctctctctctctctctctacaagCAAGCAGCGGGTGTACAGCTCGGGGGTGTGGCAGTTCGAGGGCTACGGCTACATCCCCTGCGGCACGTCGGGGGCATCGGTGATGCAGATcttcggcgcggcggagcacgcGACCACGCTGATGCTGCACGTCTACGGCGGCCGGCTGACCTACTAccacgacgtcgccgccgcgggggtCGTCGACGCCGCCATCTACGACCGCTGGTTCAGGCTCAACGTGATCCATGACGTCGCGGCGTCCAACGTGACCGtcttcgtcgacggcgagcgccgGCTGACCGCGCCGGGGCGCGGCGGGGACTCGCACTACTTCAAGTTCGGCGTGTACGGGCAGTCCAGGAACGGCATGTCGTACAGGATGGAGTCGCGGTGGAGGGACGTCAAGGTCTTCACCAAGTGCAGCACTTGA
- the LOC120646107 gene encoding citrate-binding protein-like, which translates to MAASRPSLLLLLLASLCAAHPVRGEGLLTDGFTAVELTEAQFKVQKPYDVPLGERYELLAGGVRRMWVYAADKPITTAHPGGPRTEIKIEASAKLIDIYIYLLLL; encoded by the coding sequence ATGGCGGCGTCGCGCCCatcattgctgctgctgctgctggcgtcGTTGTGCGCCGCGCACCCGGTCCGCGGCGAGGGCCTGCTGACCGACGGCTTCACGGCGGTGGAGCTGACCGAGGCGCAGTTCAAGGTGCAGAAGCCCTACGACGTGCCGCTGGGCGAGCGCTAcgagctcctcgccggcggcgtgcgccggATGTGGGTCTACGCCGCCGACAAGCCCATCACCACCGCCCACCCCGGCGGCCCCCGCACCGAGATCAAGATCGAGGCAAGTGCAAAGCTGATcgacatatatatatacctcCTCCTGCTGTGA